The following are encoded together in the Labrys wisconsinensis genome:
- a CDS encoding FadR/GntR family transcriptional regulator, with protein sequence MTRVPASPLPPTLSRTAQVADWFAREIRSGRFASGEKLPTEQELIGQFNVSRTVIREAMASLRSEGLVVSRQGSGVFVADHETNTTFRIVSDEVRSLTEVLNVLQLRLAVESEAAGIAAEKRTDEDLAQMRRCLDVIDASIAAGGTAIESDFAFHRAISSATGNPYFERFMHFLGPVIIPRQSIRPKSETPDQRRHYLEQVQMEHRRIYQAIERRNVEAARFTLREHLEASRERYRGMFDHPSAR encoded by the coding sequence ATGACACGCGTTCCCGCTTCCCCTCTGCCCCCGACGCTCAGCCGCACGGCGCAGGTCGCCGACTGGTTCGCGCGCGAGATCCGCAGCGGTCGCTTTGCGAGCGGCGAGAAGCTGCCGACCGAGCAGGAGCTGATCGGACAGTTCAATGTCAGCCGCACGGTGATACGCGAAGCCATGGCCTCGCTGCGCTCCGAGGGCCTGGTGGTCAGCCGCCAGGGCTCGGGCGTGTTCGTGGCCGATCATGAGACGAACACGACATTCCGCATCGTGTCGGACGAGGTTCGTTCCCTGACCGAGGTCCTGAACGTGCTGCAGCTCCGGCTGGCGGTGGAGTCGGAAGCGGCCGGCATCGCCGCCGAGAAGCGCACCGACGAGGACCTTGCGCAGATGCGGCGCTGCCTCGACGTCATCGACGCGTCGATCGCCGCGGGCGGCACGGCGATCGAGTCCGACTTTGCGTTTCATCGCGCCATCTCGTCGGCCACGGGCAACCCCTATTTCGAGCGCTTCATGCATTTTCTGGGGCCGGTGATCATCCCGCGGCAATCGATCCGACCGAAATCGGAAACCCCGGACCAGCGTCGGCACTATCTGGAGCAGGTCCAGATGGAGCACCGGCGCATCTACCAGGCGATCGAGCGCCGGAACGTCGAGGCCGCTCGCTTCACGCTGCGCGAACATCTGGAGGCCTCCCGGGAGCGCTACCGCGGGATGTTCGATCATCCCTCGGCGCGCTGA
- a CDS encoding NAD-dependent epimerase/dehydratase family protein: MAAPDRPVLLTGASGTIGRLLTNRLAALGWRLRLTDIVPLPIPLPSGATFERADLEDRDAIASLAQGCGLILHFGGVSTEQSFEAILGPNLRGSFHVYEAARAQKARVVFASSNHAVGLYDRSTVLDHDCHLRPDGHYGLSKAYGEMLARLYWEKHAVESVMIRIGSVLPEVPDERMLSTWISHDDFVRLIQSCADAESVDCSIIWGASDNSRSFWRHDARDRIGWTPRDSSDDQAERVRGRVTNDPVAERYQGGKFVTVDYTRRDFAPSAMFPEA; the protein is encoded by the coding sequence GTGGCTGCCCCTGACAGGCCGGTGCTGTTGACCGGCGCATCCGGTACGATCGGACGCCTGCTGACGAACAGGCTCGCGGCATTGGGGTGGCGCCTGCGCTTGACCGACATCGTGCCCTTGCCCATCCCGCTTCCATCGGGAGCGACGTTCGAGCGGGCCGATCTGGAGGACCGGGACGCCATCGCGAGCCTGGCCCAGGGCTGCGGCTTGATCCTGCATTTCGGCGGGGTCTCCACCGAGCAGTCCTTCGAAGCCATTCTCGGCCCCAATCTGCGAGGCAGCTTCCATGTCTACGAAGCCGCCCGCGCCCAGAAGGCGCGCGTCGTGTTCGCCTCCTCCAACCACGCGGTCGGCCTCTATGACCGGTCGACCGTCCTGGATCATGATTGTCATCTGCGTCCGGACGGCCATTACGGCCTGTCGAAGGCCTATGGCGAAATGCTCGCCCGCCTCTATTGGGAAAAGCACGCCGTCGAAAGCGTGATGATCCGCATCGGCTCGGTCCTGCCGGAGGTTCCAGACGAACGAATGCTGTCGACCTGGATCTCGCATGACGATTTCGTCCGCCTGATCCAAAGCTGCGCAGACGCCGAAAGCGTGGACTGCTCGATCATCTGGGGTGCTTCGGACAACAGCCGCAGCTTCTGGCGGCACGATGCCCGGGACAGGATCGGCTGGACGCCGCGCGACAGCTCTGACGATCAAGCCGAACGCGTTCGCGGCAGGGTCACGAACGACCCCGTGGCGGAACGGTATCAGGGCGGGAAATTCGTGACCGTCGACTATACGCGCCGGGATTTCGCCCCGAGCGCCATGTTTCCCGAGGCATGA
- the ilvC gene encoding ketol-acid reductoisomerase → MRVYYDRDADLNLIKTKKVVIVGYGSQGRAHAMNLKDSGVKEIAIALKAGSTTAKKVEADGLKVMTVAEAAQWGDLLMMAAPDELQADIYNDEIAPHIRDGAAIAFAHGLNVHFSLIEPKKTVDVIMIAPKGPGHTVRGEYQKGGGVPCLIAIHQDASGNAHDLALSYACGVGGGRSGVIETSFKEECETDLFGEQVVLCGGLVELIRGGFETLVEAGYAPEMAYFECLHEVKLIVDLIYEGGIANMNYSISNTAEFGEYVTGPRIVTEETKAEMRRVLRDIQSGAFTSEWIRECRAGQPKFKATRRMNDAHPIEAVGEKLRGMMPWIAKNKLVDKARN, encoded by the coding sequence ATGCGCGTCTACTACGATCGCGATGCCGATCTCAACCTCATCAAGACCAAGAAGGTCGTCATCGTCGGCTACGGCTCGCAGGGCCGCGCGCATGCGATGAACCTGAAGGACTCGGGCGTGAAGGAGATCGCCATCGCCCTGAAGGCCGGCTCGACCACGGCCAAGAAGGTGGAGGCCGACGGGCTCAAGGTGATGACCGTCGCCGAAGCCGCCCAGTGGGGCGACCTCCTGATGATGGCGGCGCCCGACGAGCTCCAGGCCGACATCTACAATGACGAGATCGCGCCCCATATCCGCGACGGCGCGGCGATCGCCTTCGCCCACGGCCTCAACGTGCATTTCTCGCTGATCGAGCCGAAGAAGACCGTCGACGTGATCATGATCGCGCCGAAGGGCCCGGGCCACACCGTGCGCGGCGAGTACCAGAAGGGCGGCGGCGTGCCTTGCCTGATCGCCATCCACCAGGACGCCTCGGGCAATGCCCACGACCTCGCCCTGTCCTATGCCTGCGGCGTCGGCGGCGGCCGTTCGGGCGTGATCGAGACCAGCTTCAAGGAAGAGTGCGAGACCGATCTCTTCGGCGAGCAGGTGGTGCTGTGCGGCGGCCTGGTCGAGCTGATCCGCGGCGGCTTCGAGACGCTGGTCGAGGCGGGCTACGCCCCCGAGATGGCCTATTTCGAGTGCCTGCACGAGGTGAAGCTGATCGTCGACCTCATCTATGAGGGCGGCATCGCCAACATGAACTACTCGATCTCCAACACTGCGGAGTTCGGCGAGTACGTCACCGGCCCGCGCATCGTCACCGAGGAGACCAAGGCGGAGATGCGCCGCGTGCTTAGGGATATCCAGTCCGGCGCCTTCACGTCGGAATGGATCCGCGAATGCCGCGCCGGCCAGCCGAAGTTCAAGGCGACGCGCCGCATGAACGACGCCCACCCGATCGAGGCGGTCGGCGAGAAGCTGCGCGGCATGATGCCGTGGATCGCCAAGAACAAGCTGGTCGACAAGGCCCGCAACTGA
- a CDS encoding SDR family NAD(P)-dependent oxidoreductase, giving the protein MSVFDFKGRVVLVTGGASGIGRGIVEAFAGEGAEVALTYATSGAGAAEIVAAFGGERVLALQADLTRESECARAVAETEKAYGRIDVLVTNAGGLIARAPTVETTTALWQEAFAVNVLSTVMVCKAALPGMIARRSGAIVTMGSIAAHSGGTSAAHYAAAKGAIHTFTRALAKEVAGSGVRVNGVSPGLIGTRFHDRFSTPDKRQATVAQTPLKREGTPADVAGACLYLACDAASFLTGEIIEVNGGIGMY; this is encoded by the coding sequence ATGTCCGTGTTCGATTTCAAGGGTCGCGTCGTGCTGGTCACCGGCGGCGCCTCCGGCATCGGCCGGGGCATCGTCGAGGCCTTCGCCGGCGAAGGCGCCGAGGTGGCGCTGACCTATGCCACCAGCGGCGCCGGCGCGGCCGAAATCGTCGCGGCTTTCGGCGGCGAGCGCGTGCTGGCGCTGCAGGCCGACCTCACCCGGGAGAGCGAATGCGCCCGTGCCGTGGCCGAGACGGAAAAGGCCTATGGGCGCATCGACGTCCTCGTCACCAATGCCGGCGGCCTGATCGCCCGGGCGCCGACGGTCGAGACCACGACCGCCCTGTGGCAGGAGGCCTTCGCCGTCAACGTCCTCTCCACGGTGATGGTGTGCAAGGCCGCCCTGCCCGGCATGATCGCGCGCCGGAGCGGCGCCATCGTCACCATGGGCTCGATCGCCGCGCATAGCGGCGGCACCAGCGCCGCGCACTATGCCGCGGCCAAGGGCGCCATCCACACCTTCACCCGGGCGCTGGCCAAGGAGGTCGCGGGCAGCGGCGTGCGCGTCAACGGCGTGTCGCCCGGCCTGATCGGCACCCGCTTCCACGACCGCTTCTCCACGCCCGACAAGCGCCAGGCCACGGTGGCCCAGACGCCGCTGAAGCGCGAAGGCACCCCGGCCGACGTCGCCGGCGCCTGCCTCTACCTCGCCTGCGACGCGGCGAGCTTCCTCACCGGCGAGATCATCGAGGTGAACGGCGGGATAGGGATGTATTGA
- the ilvN gene encoding acetolactate synthase small subunit has product MTGSAYFMASSSAALETHTLVVEVDNEPGVLARVVGLFSGRGYNIESLTVSETQHAEHVSRITVVTTGTANVIEQIKAQLERLVPVHKVVDLTATGRALERELLLIKVRGKGEDRVEALRLADAFRARVIDATTESFVFELTGKGEKLDQFIELMRPIGLVEVSRTGIAAIARGPEGL; this is encoded by the coding sequence ATGACCGGATCCGCCTATTTCATGGCCTCCTCCTCCGCCGCCCTCGAGACCCACACCCTGGTGGTCGAGGTCGACAACGAGCCCGGCGTGCTGGCCCGCGTGGTCGGGTTGTTCTCGGGGCGCGGCTACAATATCGAGAGCCTCACCGTCTCCGAGACGCAGCATGCCGAGCACGTCTCGCGCATCACCGTGGTCACGACGGGCACGGCCAACGTCATCGAGCAGATCAAGGCGCAGCTCGAGCGCTTGGTGCCGGTGCACAAGGTCGTCGACCTCACCGCCACCGGCCGGGCGCTGGAGCGCGAGCTGCTCCTGATCAAGGTGCGCGGCAAGGGCGAGGACCGGGTCGAGGCGCTGCGCCTCGCCGACGCCTTCCGCGCCCGCGTCATCGACGCGACCACCGAGAGCTTCGTGTTCGAGCTGACCGGCAAGGGCGAGAAGCTCGACCAGTTCATCGAGCTGATGCGCCCGATCGGCCTGGTGGAAGTGTCGCGCACCGGCATCGCCGCCATCGCGCGGGGGCCGGAAGGGCTGTGA
- a CDS encoding acetolactate synthase 3 large subunit — protein MSTMQMTGAEMVVQALVDQGVEHLFGYPGGAVLPIYDAIFQQERLRHVLVRHEQGAVHAAEGYARSTGKVGCVLVTSGPGATNAVTGLTDALMDSIPLVCITGQVPTHLIGSDAFQEADTVGITRHCTKHNYLVKRIEDLPRILHEAFLIASSGRPGPVVIDVPKDIQFKTGTYFKPTENIHKTYRPRLDGDMDKVRAAVALIAGAKKPVFYTGGGVVNAGPRASALLRDLAKLTGYPVTSTLMGLGAFPAADPQWLGMLGMHGTYEANWAMHECDVMINIGARFDDRITGRIDAFAPNSRKIHIDIDPSSINKNVKADIGIVGDAAHVLEQMLSVWRESKPAVDKAALKAWWDEINHWRARKSLAYRRSDTVIKPQYAIERLYQLTKDRDPYITTEVGQHQMWAAQHFHFQDPNRWMTSGGLGTMGYGLPAAIGAQMAHPKSLVIDIAGEASILMNMQEMSTAVQYRLPVKVFILNNEYMGMVRQWQELLHGGRYSESYSEALPDFVKLAEAYGGVGIRCSNPAELDDAIREMIDTPRPVIFDCVVDKTENCFPMIPSGKAHNEMILGDAAEDIGSIIDAKGKQLV, from the coding sequence ATGTCGACGATGCAGATGACCGGCGCGGAAATGGTGGTGCAGGCCCTGGTGGACCAGGGCGTCGAGCACCTCTTCGGCTATCCCGGCGGTGCTGTCCTGCCGATCTATGACGCGATCTTCCAGCAGGAGAGGCTGCGCCACGTCCTGGTGCGGCACGAGCAGGGCGCGGTCCACGCGGCCGAGGGCTATGCCCGCTCGACCGGCAAGGTCGGCTGCGTGCTGGTGACCTCCGGTCCCGGCGCCACCAACGCGGTCACCGGCCTCACCGACGCGCTGATGGATTCGATCCCCCTGGTGTGCATCACCGGCCAGGTGCCGACGCATCTGATCGGCTCGGACGCCTTCCAGGAGGCGGACACGGTCGGCATCACGCGTCATTGCACCAAGCACAACTACCTGGTGAAGCGGATCGAGGACCTGCCGCGCATCCTGCACGAGGCCTTCCTGATCGCCTCGTCCGGGCGGCCCGGGCCGGTGGTGATCGACGTCCCCAAGGACATCCAGTTCAAGACCGGCACCTATTTCAAGCCGACCGAGAACATCCACAAGACCTATCGTCCGCGCCTGGACGGCGACATGGACAAGGTGCGCGCCGCGGTGGCGCTGATCGCCGGCGCGAAGAAGCCGGTGTTCTACACCGGCGGCGGCGTGGTCAATGCCGGGCCGCGCGCCTCGGCCCTGCTGCGCGACCTCGCCAAGCTGACCGGCTATCCCGTCACCTCGACGCTGATGGGCCTCGGCGCCTTCCCGGCCGCCGATCCGCAATGGCTGGGCATGCTCGGCATGCACGGCACCTACGAGGCCAACTGGGCGATGCACGAGTGCGACGTGATGATCAACATCGGCGCGCGCTTCGACGACCGCATCACCGGCCGCATCGACGCCTTCGCGCCGAACAGCCGCAAGATCCACATCGACATCGACCCGTCCTCGATCAACAAGAACGTCAAGGCCGACATCGGCATCGTCGGCGACGCGGCGCATGTGCTGGAGCAGATGCTGTCGGTCTGGCGCGAGTCCAAGCCCGCGGTCGACAAGGCGGCGCTGAAGGCCTGGTGGGACGAGATCAACCATTGGCGGGCCCGCAAGTCGCTGGCCTATCGCCGCTCCGACACGGTGATCAAGCCGCAATACGCCATCGAGCGGCTGTACCAGCTGACCAAGGACCGCGATCCCTACATCACCACCGAGGTCGGCCAGCACCAGATGTGGGCGGCGCAGCACTTCCACTTCCAGGACCCGAACCGCTGGATGACCTCCGGGGGCCTCGGCACCATGGGCTATGGCCTGCCGGCGGCGATCGGGGCGCAGATGGCGCATCCCAAGTCGCTGGTGATCGACATCGCCGGCGAAGCCTCGATCCTGATGAACATGCAGGAGATGTCGACGGCGGTGCAGTACCGCCTGCCGGTCAAGGTGTTCATCCTCAACAACGAATATATGGGCATGGTGCGCCAGTGGCAGGAATTGCTGCATGGCGGGCGCTATTCGGAGAGCTATTCGGAAGCGCTGCCCGACTTCGTCAAGCTGGCGGAGGCCTATGGCGGCGTCGGCATCCGCTGCTCGAACCCGGCCGAGCTCGACGACGCCATCCGCGAGATGATCGACACGCCGCGCCCGGTGATCTTCGACTGCGTCGTCGACAAGACCGAGAACTGCTTCCCGATGATCCCCTCGGGCAAGGCGCACAACGAGATGATCCTGGGCGATGCCGCCGAGGATATCGGCTCGATCATCGATGCCAAGGGCAAGCAGCTGGTGTGA
- a CDS encoding IclR family transcriptional regulator, with protein MLNRLPDADPSTAETGRQNVKSLFKMLDVLECFSAVDRELSVVQIAQQTGLPRTTVHRIVDSLRGVGFLDQDASRERYRLGLKLFELGSTALTNLPLYREAQPYVDTLSELSGETVHLCVFDGTRMVFVKRSDHGAGRPHNIVTTMEATPCHSTGVGKAALAFQGEAVIERVMKLGLRSFTAATIVEPEKLREELGAIRSRGYAVDDGEHEAGIRCVAAPIRNGTGRVFAAISVSGAQRRVTTGRIPELSRLVISHAKLVSGRLGYRP; from the coding sequence ATGCTGAACAGACTGCCAGATGCCGACCCGTCGACCGCGGAGACGGGGCGCCAGAATGTCAAATCGCTCTTCAAGATGCTCGACGTCCTGGAGTGCTTCTCGGCGGTCGACCGCGAGTTGTCCGTCGTCCAGATCGCCCAGCAGACGGGACTGCCGCGCACCACCGTTCATCGCATCGTCGACAGCCTGCGCGGCGTCGGCTTCCTGGATCAGGACGCCAGCCGGGAGCGCTATCGCCTGGGGCTCAAGCTGTTCGAGCTCGGCAGCACGGCCTTGACGAATCTGCCCCTCTACCGGGAGGCGCAGCCCTATGTCGACACCCTGTCGGAGCTGAGCGGCGAGACGGTGCATCTTTGCGTCTTCGACGGAACGCGGATGGTGTTCGTCAAGCGCTCGGATCATGGGGCCGGCCGGCCCCACAACATCGTCACGACGATGGAGGCCACCCCGTGCCACAGCACGGGGGTCGGCAAGGCGGCCCTGGCCTTCCAGGGAGAGGCGGTGATCGAACGCGTCATGAAGCTGGGCCTGCGCTCCTTCACGGCCGCGACCATCGTCGAGCCGGAAAAGCTGCGTGAGGAGCTCGGCGCGATCCGCTCCAGGGGATACGCCGTCGACGACGGCGAGCATGAGGCCGGGATCCGGTGCGTCGCGGCGCCCATTCGCAACGGCACGGGCCGGGTCTTCGCGGCGATCAGCGTCAGCGGCGCGCAACGCCGCGTGACCACGGGGCGCATTCCGGAGCTCTCCCGCCTGGTGATCAGCCATGCCAAGCTGGTTTCGGGGCGCCTCGGCTACCGCCCCTAA
- a CDS encoding dihydrodipicolinate synthase family protein, producing MHTKLTGIIPPLTTPFDADGEIDERAFRAQVRFMLSQGVHGVCVGGSTGEGHTLSIDEFKRLIGACAEELNGQVPLVAGIIANSTREAIARARAIDEFNVSALQITPVHYVFKPDEDATVRHFTTLTQAVKQPVIIYNVVPWNYLSPALLLRIMTELPGVIGVKQSAGDLKLMADLLLDVPKGKIVLTAVDALLYPSFVLGAHGTIAANPAAVPRACVALWDAVRSGDHGAASAIHRRLLRFWNTISADNLPACVKYSLELQGCSVGLPRQPMPPASERQKAAIGPALTSLLEGLDSPGMSVAAE from the coding sequence GTGCATACCAAGCTCACGGGCATCATCCCCCCACTCACGACGCCGTTCGACGCGGACGGCGAGATCGACGAGCGCGCCTTTCGGGCTCAGGTCCGCTTCATGCTGAGCCAGGGCGTCCACGGCGTCTGCGTCGGCGGCAGCACCGGCGAGGGCCACACGCTGTCCATCGATGAGTTCAAGCGCCTGATCGGCGCCTGCGCCGAGGAATTGAACGGGCAGGTTCCCCTGGTGGCAGGCATCATCGCCAACAGCACCCGGGAGGCGATCGCGAGAGCCCGGGCGATCGACGAGTTCAACGTGTCGGCCCTGCAGATCACGCCGGTCCACTACGTCTTCAAGCCGGACGAGGACGCGACCGTCCGTCACTTCACGACTTTGACCCAGGCCGTGAAGCAACCGGTCATCATCTACAACGTCGTGCCCTGGAACTATCTGAGCCCTGCGCTGCTGCTGCGGATCATGACCGAGCTGCCGGGCGTCATCGGCGTCAAGCAAAGCGCCGGCGACCTGAAATTGATGGCCGATCTGCTTCTCGACGTGCCGAAGGGCAAGATCGTCCTGACCGCGGTGGACGCGCTGCTCTATCCCTCGTTCGTCCTCGGCGCTCACGGCACCATCGCGGCCAATCCCGCAGCCGTGCCGCGGGCCTGCGTCGCGCTCTGGGATGCGGTCCGCAGCGGAGATCATGGCGCGGCATCGGCAATTCATCGCCGGCTCCTGCGCTTCTGGAACACGATCAGCGCCGACAACCTGCCGGCCTGCGTCAAGTATTCCCTCGAGCTGCAGGGGTGCTCCGTCGGATTGCCGCGCCAGCCGATGCCCCCGGCGTCCGAGCGTCAGAAGGCGGCGATCGGCCCTGCGCTCACATCGTTGCTGGAGGGGCTCGACTCCCCCGGGATGAGCGTCGCGGCTGAGTGA
- a CDS encoding MFS transporter produces MSADIGAAPVARAPGREPAARAHPEGQTIAKVALASAIGNTIEYYDFTLYATATALVFNKIFFPSLDPLVGSLAAFATFFVGYCARPLGGILFGHFGDRVGRKTALLVTILIMGIGTVLIGLMPSYDQIGILAPIGLVLLRTLQGIGIGGEYAGGMAMTVEHAPAERRGFYSSLVHVGVPAGFLIPIALLGFLSTSMDEAQFLSWGWRLPFLFSIVLVGIGLFIRFQIAETPAFQRVLAEEVPASIPVVEAVRDHRSNLFFGIGAKIAESGLFNIYAVFVITYCVTQLGLPKQTILNGVLVGCALECLTLPLFGALSDRVGRKAVYIGGMIFQALLAIVFFAMVDTGDTGMIWLAIALGLAIGHGSVYGAQGAYFSELFPARVRYSGLSLVQQIGPILGGGLSPLIATLLLAEYGGSAMVAVYMAAMAILSAVCTLGLKPLRGDL; encoded by the coding sequence ATGAGTGCAGATATCGGAGCGGCTCCGGTTGCGAGGGCGCCCGGCCGCGAGCCGGCGGCCCGGGCCCATCCGGAAGGCCAGACGATCGCGAAGGTCGCCCTGGCCAGCGCGATCGGCAACACGATCGAATATTACGACTTCACGCTCTACGCGACCGCAACCGCTCTGGTGTTCAACAAGATCTTCTTCCCGAGCCTGGATCCGCTGGTCGGCTCGCTGGCGGCTTTTGCGACGTTCTTCGTCGGCTACTGCGCCCGCCCGCTGGGTGGCATCCTCTTCGGACATTTCGGCGATCGCGTCGGCCGGAAGACGGCATTGCTGGTCACCATCCTGATCATGGGCATCGGCACGGTCCTGATCGGCCTGATGCCGTCATACGATCAGATCGGCATCCTGGCCCCGATCGGCCTCGTCCTGCTCAGAACGCTCCAGGGTATCGGCATCGGGGGCGAGTATGCCGGCGGCATGGCGATGACGGTCGAGCACGCACCTGCCGAAAGGCGCGGGTTCTACAGCTCGCTCGTCCATGTCGGCGTTCCCGCGGGCTTTCTCATCCCGATCGCCTTGCTGGGCTTTCTCTCGACCAGCATGGACGAAGCGCAATTCCTGAGCTGGGGCTGGCGCCTGCCGTTCCTCTTCAGCATCGTGCTGGTCGGCATCGGCCTCTTCATCCGGTTCCAGATTGCCGAGACACCGGCCTTCCAACGGGTCCTGGCCGAAGAGGTGCCTGCGAGCATTCCGGTGGTCGAGGCCGTGCGCGATCACCGCTCCAATCTCTTCTTCGGCATCGGTGCCAAGATTGCCGAAAGCGGATTGTTCAACATCTACGCGGTGTTCGTGATCACCTATTGCGTGACGCAGCTGGGTCTTCCCAAGCAGACCATCCTGAACGGCGTTCTCGTCGGCTGCGCCCTGGAATGCCTCACGCTTCCCCTGTTCGGCGCCCTGTCCGATCGGGTCGGCCGAAAGGCCGTCTACATCGGCGGCATGATCTTCCAGGCGCTGCTGGCGATCGTGTTCTTCGCGATGGTCGACACCGGCGACACCGGCATGATCTGGCTCGCGATCGCGCTGGGCCTCGCCATCGGCCATGGGTCGGTCTACGGCGCGCAGGGCGCCTATTTCTCGGAGCTGTTCCCGGCGCGGGTTCGCTACAGCGGCCTCTCGCTGGTCCAGCAGATCGGCCCCATCCTGGGTGGCGGCCTGTCTCCGCTGATCGCGACGCTCCTGCTCGCCGAGTACGGCGGCTCGGCCATGGTCGCGGTCTACATGGCGGCGATGGCCATCCTGTCCGCTGTCTGCACACTCGGCCTCAAGCCTCTGAGAGGCGATCTGTAG
- the crcB gene encoding fluoride efflux transporter CrcB, with protein sequence MMDRKTMPIVMAVGCGAAIGSLLRFLSGVAIVSGLGLSALWATAFVNVVGSFIIMAFATLTGPDGRLLVSPAGRQFVMGGLCGGFTTFSAMSLDTFGLLLAGDLRLGAIYLVTVVGLSLAAAWVGYGVAVRINR encoded by the coding sequence ATGATGGACCGCAAGACCATGCCCATCGTCATGGCCGTCGGCTGCGGCGCGGCGATCGGCTCGCTGCTGCGCTTCCTGTCCGGCGTCGCCATCGTCTCGGGCCTCGGGCTCAGCGCGCTCTGGGCGACCGCCTTCGTCAACGTGGTGGGATCCTTCATCATCATGGCCTTCGCCACGCTGACCGGGCCGGACGGCCGGCTCCTGGTCAGCCCGGCCGGGCGCCAGTTCGTGATGGGCGGCCTGTGCGGCGGCTTCACCACCTTCTCCGCCATGAGCCTGGACACGTTCGGCTTGCTCCTCGCCGGGGACCTGCGGCTCGGCGCGATCTATCTCGTCACGGTGGTCGGGCTCTCGCTCGCCGCCGCCTGGGTCGGTTACGGCGTTGCCGTGCGCATCAACAGGTAG
- the crcB gene encoding fluoride efflux transporter CrcB: protein MMLEACLLVLLGGFCGGLARFFVSGLVGRRIGETFPWGTLVVNVSGALLIGGLSGLARAAGGVFAGELFRDFLFVGLCGGYTTVSSFSLQTLNLALGGEREPAMLYVILSAGLCVLAVALGFWSVVAALR from the coding sequence ATGATGCTCGAAGCCTGTCTTCTCGTGCTGCTCGGCGGGTTCTGCGGCGGCCTCGCCCGGTTCTTCGTCTCCGGCTTGGTCGGTCGCCGCATCGGCGAGACCTTTCCCTGGGGCACGCTGGTGGTGAACGTCTCGGGGGCCCTCCTCATCGGCGGGCTGTCCGGGCTGGCCCGCGCCGCCGGCGGCGTGTTCGCCGGGGAGCTGTTCCGCGACTTCCTCTTCGTCGGCCTGTGCGGCGGCTACACCACGGTGTCCTCGTTCAGCCTGCAGACCCTGAACCTCGCCCTCGGTGGCGAGCGCGAGCCGGCCATGCTCTATGTCATCCTGTCGGCCGGCCTGTGTGTCCTTGCCGTGGCGCTCGGCTTCTGGTCCGTCGTCGCGGCGCTGCGATAG
- a CDS encoding DUF190 domain-containing protein gives MQIPEKASLLRIFIGEDDRADGKPLYEAIVLQARQAHLAGATVLRGPLGFGRSSRLHTAKILRLSQDLPVVIEIVDAEAKIQAFLPQLRRLTQSCLITLEKVTVVHYGEDETGLIPDDGSPQGLA, from the coding sequence ATGCAGATCCCGGAAAAGGCCTCGCTCCTTCGCATCTTCATCGGCGAGGACGACAGGGCGGACGGCAAGCCTCTCTACGAGGCGATCGTGCTGCAGGCGCGGCAGGCCCATCTCGCCGGCGCCACGGTCCTGCGCGGCCCGCTCGGCTTCGGGCGATCGAGCCGGCTGCACACCGCCAAGATCCTGCGCCTGTCGCAGGACCTGCCGGTCGTGATCGAGATCGTCGACGCGGAGGCGAAGATCCAGGCCTTCCTGCCGCAGCTGAGGCGGCTCACGCAGAGTTGCCTGATCACGCTGGAAAAGGTCACCGTCGTCCATTACGGCGAGGACGAAACCGGCCTGATCCCGGACGATGGCAGCCCGCAGGGACTGGCCTGA